Below is a window of Saccharomonospora viridis DSM 43017 DNA.
CCCTGTTCGAAAGTCAGGCCTTGCGAAACCCCGACGCACCGGCGGTCGCGTCGGATCGGTTGCGCTGGTCCTACGCGGAATTGAACGAGCGGGCCAACCGGCTGGCCCGAAAGCTGCGCGCGACCGGTGTCGGCGCGGGGGACCGCGTCGCCGTGGCGTTGCCCCGCACACCCGAGTTGCTGGTCGCCGCGTTGGCGGCGATGAAGGCGGGCGCGGCCTATGTGCCGGTCGATCCCGACTACCCGGCGGACCGGATCGCTTTCATGTTGGCCGACGTCGCCCCCGGTCTGGTGCTGACCAACCGCGCCTCGGCCGACACGGTGAACGCGGCCACCGCGAACACGTCCGCGTCCCCGACCTGGTTGCTGGACGACCCGGAACTACTCGAACGACTGGCCGAACTGCCAGGGCACGACCTCACCCGGTCCGAGACCGGTGGTGCCCCGCAGCCGGCTCATCCCGCCTACGTCATCTACACCTCCGGCTCCACCGGCCGTCCGAAAGGCGTCGTGGTGTCGCACGGCTCGCTGGTGAACTACCTCCTGCGCTCCGTGGAGGTCTATCCCTCGGCGGCGGGCGTGACGCTCGTGCATTCGAAGGTGTCCTTCGACCTCACGATCGGGGCGTTGTTCGTGCCGTTGGCGGCCGGTGGGTGCGTGCGGCTGGCCGACCTCGACGACGCCGAGGTGATCGGCCCGGACGAACCCCGCCCGACGTTCATGAAGGCGACCCCCAGCCACCTGGCGATCCTGGACGACCTGCCCGAGCGGGTCACGCCGTCACAGGCGATCACCCTCGGAGGGGAACAACTGCTCGGCGAGACCGTGGCCGACTGGCGGTCGAGGCATCCCGGGGTGACCGTGTTCAACGTCTACGGCCCCACCGAGACCACCGTGAACTGTTCGGAGCACCGACTGGACCCCGACGCGGCCACCCCGGACGGTCCGATCCCCATCGGTCGTCCACTGTGGAACACCCGACTCTACGTGCTCGACCGGGGACTGCGACCGGTCCCGGACGGTGTCCCCGGAGAACTGTACGTCGCCGGCGTCGGAGTGGCCTTGGGCTATCTGAACCGTCCCGGCATCACCGGTGAACGATTCGTCGCATGCCCGTTCGGACCTCCCGGGGAACGGATGTACCGGACCGGTGACATCGTGCGGTATCGGCCGGACGGGGAACTCGAATACCTGCGTCGGGTCGACGACCAGGTCCAGTTGCGCGGGTTCCGCATCGAGCTCGGCGAGATCGAGACGCTGCTGGCCCGCAGGCCGGAGGTGGCCAGGGCCGCCGTGGTGCTCCGTGAGGACGAACCCGGTGACAAGCGGTTGGTCGCGTACCTCCGCGCCGCGGGGCCCGTCGACACCACCGAACTGACGAACTACCTGGCCGCCGCGCTGCCCGACTACATGGTGCCGTCGGCATTCGTCGTGCTCGACGAGTTCCCGCTGTCGCCGAACGGAAAGGTCGACCGATCCGCCCTGCCCGCGCCGGTGCCCGAGTTCACCGGTGGTCGCGCCCCGCGCACCCCGCGGGAGGAGATCCTCTGCGGTCTGTTCGCGGAGGTCCTCGGCCTGCCCAAGGTCGGGATCGACGACGACTTCTTCGTCCTCGGCGGGCACTCCCTGTTGGCCACCCGGCTGGTCGGCCGGGTGCGGTCGGCGCTGTCCGTGGAATTGGCGCTGCGCGAGTTGTTCGTCAACCCGACACCGGCCCGACTGGCCGCGGTGCTGGACGAGTCCGCTGGTGCACGCCCACCGGTGACCGTGCGCTCGCCGAGGCCGGAACGGATACCGTTGTCGTTCGCGCAGCGGCGGCTGTGGTTCCTCTACAAGCTCGACGGGCCGTCGGCGAACTACAACGTCCCGTTCGCGATGCGGTTGAACGGAACTCTGGACGTGGCCGCACTCCGCGAGGCACTGATCGACGTGGTGGACAGACACGAGGCCCTGCGCACCGTGTTCGCCGAGGACGAGGCAGGCGCGTACCAGCGGGTGCTGTCCGGCGACGACGCGGTTCCGGGTTTCACCGTCACCTCGGTCACCGAGGCGGAGTTGTCCGCGCAACTGAGCCACGCCGCCGCGCACGCATTCGACCTGCGCACGGACATCCCGATCCGGGCATGGCTGTTCAGACTGTCCGAGCGCGAGAACGTACTGCTCGTGTTGATCCACCACGTGGCGACCGACCGATGGTCCCGATTCCCCCTCATCAAGGACCTCTCCCGGGCCTACCGGGCCCGGGTCAACGGACAGCAGCCGGAGTTCCCGCCGTTGCCGGTGCAGTACGCGGACTACGCCCTGTGGCAACACGAGGTCTTCGGCACCGATGACGATCCGGACAGCCTTCTTAGCGCTGAGCTCGATTACTGGACCGACCAGCTCGCCGGGTCGCCGGACTGTCTCGACCTGCCCGGTGCCGGTCCGCGGCAGGCGAAACCGAGCTATCCGAGCGGCCGGATCCCGTTCTCGGTGACGGCGGAGTTGCACACCGCCGTCACCGAACTGGCACGCGGGACGAAGGCCACTCCGTTCATGGTGTTCCAAGCCGGTCTGGCGGCGCTGCTGACCAGGTTCGGCGCGGGGACAGATCTGCCGATCGGCACCCCGATCGCGGGTCGTACCGACGACGCGGTCGAGGACCTGGTCGGGTTCTTCGTGAACACCCTGGTGCTGCGCACCGATACCAGTGGCAACCCCACTTTCCGGCAGCTGATCGACCGGGTGCGGCAGGTCGACCTCGCCGCCTATGCCAACCAGCATCTGCCGTTCGAGCGGTTGGTCGAGGCGCTCAACCCGCCCCGGTCACTGGCGTGGCACCCGCTGTTCCAGGTCATGCTGGCGTTCCAGAACTTCGTCGGCCTGGACGACGACCCCGAGAATGTGACGGACTTGCCGGGCCTGCGGGTGTCGTACGAGAGCGTGGCCACCGACACGGCCAAGTTCGATCTCGCGTTCAGTGTGATCGAGACCTTCGACGAGTCGGGCAGACCGACCGGCATGAACGGCACCGTCGAGTTCAACGCGGACCTGTTCGCCGCCGAGACCGTCGAGGTCATGGTCGACTGCCTGCTCCGCCTGCTGACCGACGCCGTGCACAACCCCGAGGTCGAGCTGGACGCACTCGAGTTGCTCAGCCGGGAACACCGGACCCGACTGCTGCGCCACAACGACGTCGCACGTCGGCCGATCATGAAGCGCACACTCGCCGAACTCTTCGAACGCGACCTGCGCGCCCACGGCGACGCGACCGCCGTGCTCGACGTGGGCACCGGGGAGTCGCTGACCTACTCCGCCCTCAACGCCGAGGCGAACCGCCTGGCTCGATTGCTCGTGGGACACGGTGTCGGACCCGGTGATCCGGTGGCCGTCGCGCTGCCGCGTGCGACGACCCTGGTCGTGGCATGGCTCGGTATCGCCAAGGCCGGGGGTGCCTACCTGCCGATCGACGTCACGGCCCCGCCCGAGCGGATCGGGCAGGTGCTCACCGAAGCCGCCCCGGTCCTGGCACTGACCACCGAGGAGACCGCCGGAAGCGTCTCCGGGACACCCACGGTGTCACTCGACGCCCCGACGACCATGGCCGAACTGCGCGAGCACAGCGACACCGACGTGACCGACGCGGAGCGGAAACGCCCGCTGTCCATCCGGGACACGGCGTACGTCATCTACACCTCGGGTTCGACCGGCCGGCCGAAGGGCGTGGTCGTCGAACACGAGGGGCTGGCGGACCTGCACGCCGCACAGTCGGAGCTGTTGGCGCCGTCGGTGGGCGATCGGGTGCTCCAGCTGGTCTCGACCAGCTTCGACGCCTCGATCTGGGACTTCAGCACCGCGTTGTTGACCGGCGCGACGCTGGTCTTCGCGCCCGCTGATCGGTTACTCGGTCCCGCCCTCCCCGAATTGGTGGAGGGGTCCGGCATCACGCATCTGACGTTGCCACCGCCGGCGCTGGCCACCGTCGACGAGGAGCGCATGCCGCGCTCGATCACGCTGACCGTGACCGGTGACGTGTTGCCCGCGCCGCTGGCCGCGCGGTGGGCCCGGGACGGCAGGCGGGTGATGAACGGGTACGGGCCGACCGAGACCACGGTGGGCGCGACCTACTGGGTGTGCAACCCGGACGAGGCCGGTTCGGTGCCGATCGGAAATCCGTTGCACAACAAGCGGGTCTACGTGCTGGACCACCGGTTGCGACCGGTGCCGGACGGTGTCGTCGGTGACCTCTACGTCGCGGGGGCGGGGCTTGCGCGCGGCTACTTCTTACGTCCCGGTGAGACCGCACACCATTTCGTCGCCGACCCGTACGGGGCGCCGGGGGAGCGGATGTACCGCACCGGTGACCGCGGTTATCGCCGGGCCGACGGGGCGCTGATGTTCGCGGGACGCGCCGATGATCAGGTGAAGATCCGAGGGTTCCGTATCGAACTCGGCGAGATCGAGGCCGCGCTGAGCGCGCATCCGGACGTCCGACAGTGCGCCGTGGTGGTCGACGACTCCGAGGACAAACGGATCATCGGTTACGTCGTACCGACCGCGGCGGGTAAGAAGCTCACGGCGACGGACATGCGGGAGTACCTGTACGACCGGATACCGGACTACATGGTGCCCAGCGCCATCGTGCTGCTCGACGAGCTACCGATGACCGTCAGCGGCAAGATCGACCGAAGGGCACTGCCGAGGCCGGCCGCGTCCACCGACGTCGAACGACGGGCGCCGAGATCGCCTCAGGAGAAGATCCTGTGCGAGAGTTTCGCCGGAGTGCTCGGCCGTGAACGGGTCGGTATCGACGACGATTTCTTCCTCCTCGGAGGACATTCGTTGTTGGCCGCGAAACTGGTCTCCGACATTCGTGCGGCGACCGGTGTCGAACTGACGATCAGGAACCTGTTCGAAGCGCCGACCCCCGCTCGGCTCGCCCGATATCTGACGGACGGTACCGCCGGGAACCCATTCGACGTCGTGCTGCCGCTGCGCTCCGGGGGAAGCGCGTCCCCGATATTCTGTGTCC
It encodes the following:
- a CDS encoding amino acid adenylation domain-containing protein encodes the protein MNRGNVLDILPLSPLQEGMLFHSVYSDHDASAPDVYTISVIASLVGRVDSDLLRTATEKLLDRHANLRASFRYDGVRKPVQIVPKRVEVPFEERDLTDLPEHERNAAVNALVEEQRWRRFDLSRPPLVRFLLVRTGPDRHRFIITIHHILVDGWSLALLLAELRQLYRAGGDDTALPAVRPYRDYLAWLARRDTAEARRAWRTALAGLSGPTLLAPGVDRTTEPPQWHDFGLAEGTAERLVARAKEANVTLNTLVQAAWAVVLGALTGQDDVVFGTTVSGRPAELSGVSDMVGLFINTIPLRVTLRPAESLTELLRRLQTEQTALLDHQHERLVNIQQEVGMSELFDTLMVFENYPVASATRSTGTEADPRDLTVADLTMRDAMHYPLGLLAIPGPPLRFRLGYRPSVFTTAEVAAIADRLVRVLDAFADTPEIPVGRVELLSAEERRRLLVERNDTAVPLPDTTLPALFESQALRNPDAPAVASDRLRWSYAELNERANRLARKLRATGVGAGDRVAVALPRTPELLVAALAAMKAGAAYVPVDPDYPADRIAFMLADVAPGLVLTNRASADTVNAATANTSASPTWLLDDPELLERLAELPGHDLTRSETGGAPQPAHPAYVIYTSGSTGRPKGVVVSHGSLVNYLLRSVEVYPSAAGVTLVHSKVSFDLTIGALFVPLAAGGCVRLADLDDAEVIGPDEPRPTFMKATPSHLAILDDLPERVTPSQAITLGGEQLLGETVADWRSRHPGVTVFNVYGPTETTVNCSEHRLDPDAATPDGPIPIGRPLWNTRLYVLDRGLRPVPDGVPGELYVAGVGVALGYLNRPGITGERFVACPFGPPGERMYRTGDIVRYRPDGELEYLRRVDDQVQLRGFRIELGEIETLLARRPEVARAAVVLREDEPGDKRLVAYLRAAGPVDTTELTNYLAAALPDYMVPSAFVVLDEFPLSPNGKVDRSALPAPVPEFTGGRAPRTPREEILCGLFAEVLGLPKVGIDDDFFVLGGHSLLATRLVGRVRSALSVELALRELFVNPTPARLAAVLDESAGARPPVTVRSPRPERIPLSFAQRRLWFLYKLDGPSANYNVPFAMRLNGTLDVAALREALIDVVDRHEALRTVFAEDEAGAYQRVLSGDDAVPGFTVTSVTEAELSAQLSHAAAHAFDLRTDIPIRAWLFRLSERENVLLVLIHHVATDRWSRFPLIKDLSRAYRARVNGQQPEFPPLPVQYADYALWQHEVFGTDDDPDSLLSAELDYWTDQLAGSPDCLDLPGAGPRQAKPSYPSGRIPFSVTAELHTAVTELARGTKATPFMVFQAGLAALLTRFGAGTDLPIGTPIAGRTDDAVEDLVGFFVNTLVLRTDTSGNPTFRQLIDRVRQVDLAAYANQHLPFERLVEALNPPRSLAWHPLFQVMLAFQNFVGLDDDPENVTDLPGLRVSYESVATDTAKFDLAFSVIETFDESGRPTGMNGTVEFNADLFAAETVEVMVDCLLRLLTDAVHNPEVELDALELLSREHRTRLLRHNDVARRPIMKRTLAELFERDLRAHGDATAVLDVGTGESLTYSALNAEANRLARLLVGHGVGPGDPVAVALPRATTLVVAWLGIAKAGGAYLPIDVTAPPERIGQVLTEAAPVLALTTEETAGSVSGTPTVSLDAPTTMAELREHSDTDVTDAERKRPLSIRDTAYVIYTSGSTGRPKGVVVEHEGLADLHAAQSELLAPSVGDRVLQLVSTSFDASIWDFSTALLTGATLVFAPADRLLGPALPELVEGSGITHLTLPPPALATVDEERMPRSITLTVTGDVLPAPLAARWARDGRRVMNGYGPTETTVGATYWVCNPDEAGSVPIGNPLHNKRVYVLDHRLRPVPDGVVGDLYVAGAGLARGYFLRPGETAHHFVADPYGAPGERMYRTGDRGYRRADGALMFAGRADDQVKIRGFRIELGEIEAALSAHPDVRQCAVVVDDSEDKRIIGYVVPTAAGKKLTATDMREYLYDRIPDYMVPSAIVLLDELPMTVSGKIDRRALPRPAASTDVERRAPRSPQEKILCESFAGVLGRERVGIDDDFFLLGGHSLLAAKLVSDIRAATGVELTIRNLFEAPTPARLARYLTDGTAGNPFDVVLPLRSGGSASPIFCVHPGMGLSWSYSGLLGQLDGDIPVYGIQARGIAERAILPRSIPEMAADYIAEIRRICPSGPYRLLGWSFGGNVAYEMACQLQHAGAEVGLLMLLDAYPVAESVRGTELDEHRALGEYLRGIGLDLTHEELERGDWVDNLRSLTAELGGPVANLSPDDIMAMKDIYLNNARLTRRFAPGKFAGNMTFIESGVSGPGGRAELWRPYVAGRIDVHVVPYEHEQLLGQKSIAEVGVILRNALAVEGKGKES